The Apium graveolens cultivar Ventura chromosome 6, ASM990537v1, whole genome shotgun sequence genome contains a region encoding:
- the LOC141666416 gene encoding zinc finger CCCH domain-containing protein 66, translating into MGVGAFGEQERVADGLSVLLELAAADDLIGFKTAVEEQGLDVDGFGLWYGRRVGSKKIGLEERTPLMVASMFGSTRVLMYILETGCVDVNRACGSDGATALHCAVFGGSAVVVEVVKLLLDASSDVNCVDVEGNRPSDLIVSFVSSSYHSKRKTLEFMLKGCADSNEAFILDDETVEKLEDQLVEELSSLQDPKDGTERKDYPVDLSLPDIKNGIYGSDEFRMYTFKIKPCSRAYSHDWTECPFAHPGENARRRDPRKFHYSCVPCPEFRKGACRQGDACEYAHGIFECWLHPAQYRTRLCKDEVGCNRKVCFFAHKPEELRPLYASSGSAVPSSLDFLAMSSLALGSPSLMISPSSTPPMTPSGPSSPMAGSMWSNQSNFAPPTLNLSGSRLRTTRSARDMDLEAEFLGMENHRRRQQQLLDELSGLSSPTARNNFFSSSAAFASSQGDWNGEHNRFSGLMPTNLDDVFGSHDPTILSHLQGLSLDTGTTQLQSSTGTSMRHSMNQQLRSSYPSHLSSSPARSSQSFGIDQAGAAASFATARSSAFAKRSRSFIDRSAVTHHPGISSTSAAAMSDWGSPNGKLEWGIQKEELNKLRKSASFGLRNNGSSYGAPAALITSPTKEHDSWPMVKDIPAEKSGHYNIEESNLNNGGSEMLPQWVEQFYMDQEQLVA; encoded by the coding sequence ATGGGAGTTGGTGCATTTGGAGAACAAGAAAGGGTTGCTGATGGTTTGTCGGTTTTGCTTGAACTAGCGGCTGCAGATGACTTGATTGGTTTTAAGACTGCTGTGGAAGAGCAAGGTCTTGATGTTGATGGGTTTGGACTTTGGTATGGTAGAAGGGTAGGGTCGAAGAAGATAGGGCTTGAGGAGAGGACGCCACTTATGGTTGCTTCCATGTTTGGTAGCACACGTGTATTGATGTATATACTTGAAACGGGTTGTGTTGATGTTAATAGAGCTTGTGGTTCTGATGGAGCTACTGCACTTCACTGTGCTGTGTTTGGTGGATCTGCTGTTGTGGTTGAGGTTGTCAAGCTACTGCTTGATGCATCTTCGGATGTAAATTGTGTTGATGTTGAGGGAAATAGGCCTTCAGACTTGATTGTATCCTTTGTGAGCTCTTCATatcattcgaaaaggaagactCTGGAGTTCATGCTAAAGGGTTGCGCTGATTCTAATGAAGCTTTTATTTTGGATGATGAGACTGTTGAAAAATTGGAAGATCAGCTTGTGGAAGAGCTTTCATCACTGCAGGACCCAAAAGATGGCACTGAGAGAAAAGATTATCCTGTTGACCTTTCACTGCCAGACATAAAGAATGGAATATACGGGTCAGATGAGTTTAGAATGTACACGTTCAAGATTAAGCCTTGCTCAAGAGCATATTCTCATGACTGGACAGAGTGCCCTTTTGCGCACCCTGGTGAAAATGCGAGGAGGCGTGATCCACGAAAATTTCACTATAGCTGTGTTCCTTGCCCTGAATTCCGAAAGGGGGCATGCCGCCAGGGAGATGCTTGTGAATATGCACATGGAATTTTTGAGTGCTGGCTTCATCCGGCCCAGTATCGCACCCGTCTGTGCAAGGATGAGGTAGGCTGTAACCGTAAGGTCTGTTTCTTTGCACATAAGCCTGAAGAGCTTCGTCCTTTATATGCCTCCAGTGGATCAGCTGTGCCTTCATCCTTAGATTTTTTGGCAATGAGCTCACTTGCCCTTGGTTCACCATCTCTCATGATATCCCCATCTTCCACCCCACCCATGACTCCTTCTGGACCATCTTCTCCAATGGCGGGATCAATGTGGTCGAACCAGTCTAACTTTGCTCCCCCGACCCTTAACCTCTCGGGGAGCAGATTAAGAACTACTCGAAGTGCTAGGGATATGGACTTGGAGGCTGAATTTCTTGGTATGGAGAATCATCGTCGCCGTCAACAACAATTGTTGGATGAACTATCCGGTCTTTCTTCTCCAACCGCTAGGAACAATTTCTTTTCAAGTTCTGCAGCTTTTGCTTCTTCCCAGGGTGATTGGAATGGGGAGCATAACAGATTTTCAGGATTGATGCCTACTAACCTTGATGATGTTTTTGGATCTCATGATCCTACAATTTTGTCTCACCTACAAGGGCTATCACTTGATACAGGGACAACCCAGTTGCAATCTTCAACTGGGACTTCCATGCGCCATAGTATGAACCAGCAACTCCGCTCTAGCTATCCATCACATCTGTCATCATCACCTGCAAGGTCGTCACAGTCATTTGGAATTGATCAGGCTGGTGCTGCAGCTTCTTTCGCAACGGCAAGATCTTCTGCATTTGCAAAAAGAAGTCGGAGCTTCATTGATCGAAGTGCTGTGACCCATCATCCCGGGATTTCCTCCACCTCTGCTGCTGCTATGTCAGACTGGGGTTCACCAAATGGAAAATTGGAATGGGGAATCCAAAAGGAAGAGCTAAACAAGCTGAGAAAATCTGCTTCATTTGGTTTACGGAACAATGGCAGCAGCTATGGAGCTCCTGCTGCCTTAATTACTTCCCCCACGAAGGAGCACGATTCGTGGCCTATGGTGAAGGACATCCCAGCAGAAAAATCTGGTCACTATAATATCGAAGAGAGTAATCTCAATAATGGAGGTTCAGAGATGCTTCCACAATGGGTGGAGCAGTTCTACATGGACCAAGAGCAGTTGGTGGCATAA